From Desulfatirhabdium butyrativorans DSM 18734:
AGCGCATCATCGAAGCCCTTGATCCGGTAGTAATCGACATTGTGCCGCCCGTTTCCCGAAAAGCCGGCGATAGCGAATCTGTCGCCAATGGTGTCGAGCGCCTCACAAAAGAGGATGATGGCTTCCTTTTCGACATCGAGCACAGAGCACCCTTCCGAATGCCCGCTGACGGCATGGGCCGTGGATCGGGACAAATCGACCAGAAGCTGCACCGCCACATCCCGCCTGTCTTTGAGCCGCTTGATATACAGCCGCTCCGGCATTTCCGTTCTGGCCTTCCTGGCTACGGCCCATTCCACCAGCAAGGGATAATCGAAATGGTCTCCTTCCAGCCACCCCCTTCGGATATCGATGCCTTGCGGCCGCATCATCTCGAATGCCCTTCGGATACCGGAAACCAGACCGGCGTGACGTTCCAGCGTGTTGCGGTATAAAGCGGCATCGCCCTCTCCCATATCCCGGACCAGGATGCGGACATGGCGCAACAGATAATCCTGCGTATGCTGATCCCATTCCGCATACCAGAAAATCGGCACATCGACCGTTTCAAGCGTTGCGGCGGATGACCTCGTCTGGATGGATTCGCCCATTTCCCGTAAGGCGTCATAGACGCGATCCGAAAGCGCCCGCCTGCCGGAACCGCCTTTGGGCAGGAGCGCTTCAATCCGCCTTGGATCAGGCATCGAACCATTGGCCTGGATCATGTCCCGCAAGCGGGATCGATTTACCACAAGCCCCCGGCGTCTCAGGGCATCCTGGAGTTTTCTGGAGAGGATTTCCAGTGGTTTGCGGCTCTCGTACACCAGAGCGGGAGAGGGCTTCCAGCCGAAAGGAAAACGAAACGGTCGATCCGCAGATCGCTCGAATTCCGGATACAGCCGCAAGGTCAGTTTTGCCGTCTGATCGACATGCGGCGCATCGCCGAACAACTCTCCGGGGGTTGCGCCCGCAAGTATGCCGGAGACGATCGGATCGGATTCCTGCAGGACAAGACTGCGATACAGCCGTTCCCAGATGGACGGGCTATCCGATGAAGAACCCTTTTGGAGCTGATGCGCAAGCTGCGGGCCGGCTCGATGGAATATTCCCGGATAGCGCCTGTCGGAGAGCAGCCGGATTCTGCCCATCTCGAGGATCGAAAACAGGTCTTCGGCAACAAGCGGGTTGGGGAAACCATTCCAAAACCGGCTTAAATCCGACTGATCCGGCTCATGGCCCGAATCGCCAGAATCGAGCCTTTCGGCAGCGGCAAAGACCACACCGTCAAAGCCGTAGGTGCCGAATTCATGGAAGCCGATCTCCAGCCGGGTCAGCATCGGGTATAGCGCCTCATTCATCTCCCGGCTGTCGTGCACATCCATTTCCTCCGGCAAAAAAATCTGCGCCGCATTCGAGAGTACCAAACGATCCGGCGCAGACAGGGACATCCGGAGCAGACGATCGCTGATGGGCTCAACCCCCATGCGCCTGCCGAGCCTTGCCGTTGCATAGCGCCTGAGTCGCTCCTGAATCGTGCCGAGCATCGCCGAGACCCGAAGGCTTTCGAACCGGCGCTTGGCCGAACGCGATTGGAGCGAAAAGAAAACCGCCGCCTTTTGTGCGCCGTCGGTTTTCAGCCGCTCGATTCCGCGACCGACAAATTCCCGGAGCCCGGTTTCGTTCAGCCGGCGCAGCCCGCTTTCCAGGCCATCGAAAAAGGCATCGAGCAGTTCGGGATCGCGCGCCGCCAGTCGTCTGGCCTGGGCCGTCTGAAAAACCCTTTTGGCCGGTCTCATGGCCTGGACCGAAACACAGATGGTGTGCAACAGGCTTCTGGTGCGGTTGTAAGTGAACGCCCGGCCGAAGACTTCCTGCAACAGCGCCATCAGACCCCTTGCCGCCTCCATTTCCCGATGGCCGTAAAGCCCATCGATGAGGGACAACGGTTCGTACAACGCATAGGTTCCCTTGTGTGCAAGCGTATCGACCGTTTGATCCCAGCAATGGAGATCCG
This genomic window contains:
- a CDS encoding nitric oxide reductase activation protein NorD produces the protein MDCLNPFHAHTPAMPAPFPEETLFSGDDPLQTLAVADPDAARLLREAISRRAIPLSETMLRYICGMILWALSAEMRFGQEVVLGVAGLLQKSTGDAVLAAYAERLRKASGTGPELATVIARHLPMLLMHGEAADLHCWDQTVDTLAHKGTYALYEPLSLIDGLYGHREMEAARGLMALLQEVFGRAFTYNRTRSLLHTICVSVQAMRPAKRVFQTAQARRLAARDPELLDAFFDGLESGLRRLNETGLREFVGRGIERLKTDGAQKAAVFFSLQSRSAKRRFESLRVSAMLGTIQERLRRYATARLGRRMGVEPISDRLLRMSLSAPDRLVLSNAAQIFLPEEMDVHDSREMNEALYPMLTRLEIGFHEFGTYGFDGVVFAAAERLDSGDSGHEPDQSDLSRFWNGFPNPLVAEDLFSILEMGRIRLLSDRRYPGIFHRAGPQLAHQLQKGSSSDSPSIWERLYRSLVLQESDPIVSGILAGATPGELFGDAPHVDQTAKLTLRLYPEFERSADRPFRFPFGWKPSPALVYESRKPLEILSRKLQDALRRRGLVVNRSRLRDMIQANGSMPDPRRIEALLPKGGSGRRALSDRVYDALREMGESIQTRSSAATLETVDVPIFWYAEWDQHTQDYLLRHVRILVRDMGEGDAALYRNTLERHAGLVSGIRRAFEMMRPQGIDIRRGWLEGDHFDYPLLVEWAVARKARTEMPERLYIKRLKDRRDVAVQLLVDLSRSTAHAVSGHSEGCSVLDVEKEAIILFCEALDTIGDRFAIAGFSGNGRHNVDYYRIKGFDDALDASVHGRISAMRPLRSTRMGAAIRHAAAQLALQAAAVRVLIVLGDGFPNDVDYKREVAVADTRKSVQEARAKGIHVHAVTVNIAADPLLDDLYGWNRHTVISDVTELPEKLVRIYSRLTKH